A single Lolium perenne isolate Kyuss_39 chromosome 6, Kyuss_2.0, whole genome shotgun sequence DNA region contains:
- the LOC127305667 gene encoding leucine aminopeptidase 2, chloroplastic — protein sequence MAHTAAVTMALGLTKPNAVEPLQVTFAAIDVQPSDWKGDVLAVLVTEKDLLRSPGSSTFENAVLQRLDGQLGGLLSEATAEEDFAGKSGQSLVLRLQGQGFKRLGLIGLGRVAPSTAEACRSIGESVASIAKSARAASAAVVLAFPGGIQEEFKLNATAAIASGIVLGLHEDNRYRSESKKMHLKQVDLIGLGYGPEVDQRLKLAHHISSGVIFGKDLVNSPANVLTPVVLAEEASNIASTYSDVFTATILDEERCGELKMGSYLGVAAASANPPRFIHLCYKPPGGNIKRKLAIVGKGLTFDSGGYNIKVGPICSIELMKWDMGGSAAVFGAAKALGQIKPPGVEVHFIVAACENMISGTGMRPGDIVTASNGKTIEVNNTDAEGRLTLADALVYACKQGVDKIVDLATLTGACRVALGPSIAGILTQSDELHEEVTAASEVSGEKFWRLPFEESYWESMKSGVADMLNTGAPQGGAITAALFLKQFVDVKVQWMHIDIAGPVWSHKKRSATGFGVATMVEWVLKNSS from the exons ATGGCGCACACCGCCGCGGTGACAATGGCGCTAGGCCTCACCAAGCCCAACGCCGTGGAGCCGCTCCAG GTCACTTTCGCCGCCATAGATGTCCAACCATCCGACTGGAAGGGAGACGTGCTGGCAGTCCTGGTCACGGAGAAGGATCTGCTGAGAAGCCCGGGCTCCTCCACGTTCGAGAACGCCGTCCTGCAGAGGCTGGACGGCCAGCTCGGCGGCCTTCTGTCGGAGGCCACAGCGGAGGAGGACTTCGCCGGGAAATCCGGCCAGTCGCTGGTGCTCCGCCTCCAGGGGCAGGGCTTCAAGCGGCTGGGCCTGATCGGTCTCGGCCGGGTCGCCCCGTCCACGGCCGAAGCATGCCGGAGCATCGGCGAGTCCGTCGCGTCGATCGCCAAGTCTGCTCGAGCTGCCAGCGCTGCTGTCGTTCTAGCCTTCCCCGGTGGAATCCAGGAAGAGTTCAAGCTTAATGCTACTGCAGCGATTGCTTCCG GAATTGTCCTGGGGTTGCATGAGGACAACAGATACAGATCCGAGTCCAAGAAAATGCATCTCAAACAAGTTGATCTCATTGGATTGGGATATGGTCCTGAGGTGGACCAGAGACTCAAACTAGCTCATCATATTTCCTCGGGCGTGATATTCGGAAAAGACCTTGTGAACTCACCTGCTAATGTCCTTACCCCTG TTGTGCTTGCGGAGGAGGCGTCGAATATCGCTTCGACATATAGTGATGTATTCACCGCCACAATATTAGATGAGGAGAGGTGCGGAGAGTTGAAGATGGGCTCCTACCTGGGTGTTGCTGCAGCTTCTGCAAATCCTCCTCGCTTTATTCACCTGTGCTATAAACCTCCTGGTGGGAATATCAAGAGAAAGTTAGCCATTGTGGGCAAGGGTCTAACTTTTGATAG CGGTGGATACAATATCAAGGTTGGACCAATTTGCAGTATTGAGCTGATGAAGTGGGACATGGGAGGCTCTGCCGCGGTATTTGGTGCAGCGAAAGCTTTGGGCCAAATCAAGCCTCCTGGAGTAGAG GTCCATTTTATTGTTGCTGCCTGTGAAAACATGATTAGTGGGACAGGCATGAGACCTGGTGACATCGTGACTGCTTCTAATGGCAAGACAATCGAG GTAAACAACACCGATGCAGAGGGGAGGCTCACACTTGCCGACGCTTTGGTCTATGCTTGTAAACAAGGTGTTGACAAG ATTGTAGATCTGGCAACACTAACTGGTGCATGCCGTGTTGCACTTGGTCCTAGCATTGCCG GGATTCTCACACAAAGCGACGAACTCCACGAGGAAGTCACCGCTGCATCTGAGGTATCAGGAGAGAAGTTTTGGAGGCTGCCATTCGAAGAGAGCTACTGGGAATCGATGAAGTCCGGTGTTGCTGACATGCTCAACACCGGTGCTCCACAGGGCGGCGCCATAACTGCTGCACTATTCCTGAAGCAG TTTGTCGATGTGAAGGTTCAGTGGATGCACATCGACATTGCCGGGCCAGTTTGGAGCCACAAGAAACGGTCGGCCACCGGATTTGGCGTCGCCACCATGGTAGAGTGGGTTCTCAAGAACTCCTCGTGA